Part of the Parafrankia discariae genome is shown below.
GCCGACGCCCCCTTCGTCGCCCTCGCGCTGTGCGCCGGAGACCGTGGCGACCAGGGCGGGGCGCCGGCGGACCGCCGGAACGAGACAGACCACCAGAACGAGACGGACCACCAGAACGGCACGGACCGTGGGAACGACGCCGGGCACGCCCGCATCGCCATCGCCGTCACCGGGGCCGACGACACCGCCGCGCCCGACGGCCGGGTCGGCCGACTGATCCCCCTCGAGCACACCCTGACCGGCCGGGTGATCGCCGAGCAGCAGGCTCTCCGCGTCGACGACGCGGAGCTCGACGCGCTCCCCGCCGAGCGCGCGGCACGCACCGGGCCGCTCATGGTCGTCCCGCTCGTGGCCGGCGGCGACCAGTGCGGCGGGGTGCTGCTCATCGGCCGCGACCGCGGCGCCCGGGCCTTCACCGACGGCGACCTCGACATGGCCACCAGCTTCGGCGGTCACATCGCCGTCGCCCTCGAGCTCGCCCGGGCCAGGGCCGACCAGGAACACCTGCGTGTCCTCGCCGACCGCGGCCGGATCGCCCGCGACCTGCACGACCACGTCATCCAGCGCATGTTCGCCGTGGCGCTCGGCATGCAGGATCTCGCCCAGTACGAGAACCCGTCCAACGCCGACCGGCTCAACGGCTACGTCGAGGACATCGACGCGACCATCAAGGACATCCGCCGCTCCATCTTCGAACTGCGCGGGCAGGGCCCGACCAAGCGCGGCCGCCTGCGCGCCGCCCTCGACAAGATCGCGGAGGATGTGCGGCCCGCCCTCGGGTTCGCTCCCACCATCTCCCTGACCGGCCCGCTCGACACGGTCGTGGACGAGCAGCTCACCGACCATCTGCTCGCGGTCGTCCGCGAGGCCCTCACGAACACCGCCCGCCACGCCCACGCGACCGGCGTCGAGGTGCAGCTGGCCGTGGACGGGGACATGGTCACCCTCGACGCCGTCGACAACGGCGTCGGCCTGGGTGACTCCACCCGCCGCAGCGGCCTGGACAACCTGCGCGCCCGGGCCGAGAGCCTCGGCGGCACCTTCACCGCCACGGCCCGGTCCACCGGCGGCACCCACCTCCGGTGGACCGCGCCCCTCTGATTCCGCCGGCACGTTTCTTCCGTATGCGCACGACCCGTCGGACGAGCGGGCCCGCACGGACGTCCACCGAATTCCGCCCCGTCCGTGGGGCAGCGGTTCTCGGGACCATGGTCCTGAGAACCCGTGGCCCTGGACCGGGCACCGCCAATCAAAAGACGGATGTTCCGTTCCGTCCACGGTGGGACATTCGAACGAGCGGAATTCGGACTGACGGCCCCCGGCCGTCAGCAGAGACGGGCGGTAGGACATGAGCGGCGCGATTCTCGTCGGCGTGGACGGTTCGACGGGTTCGGAGGACGCGCTTCGGTGGGCGTTACGCGAGGCGCGGCTGCGCGGCCGCGCCATCATCGCCCTGCTGGCGTGGGGCGGGGACGGGCTGCAGCGCGAGGTGCACCGCCGCGCCCTGCGGGCCGACCACACCGACCTCGCGACCGCGGCGTCCACCGCGCTGGACCAGGCGGTCGACCGCGCGGGCCTGGCGGAGGCCGAGGTGAGCCGCCTCGTCGTCGACGCCTCGCCGGTGGCCGCGCTGGAGGAGAACTCGGCCGACGTCGAGATGATCGTCGTCGGGTCGCACGGTCACGGTCCGGTTCACCGCGCGCTGGCGGGGTCGGTCGCCCAGGGCGTGGTCAACCACGCGCGCGTCCCGGTCGTCGTCGTCCGGGGAGCGACCGAGGGGCCCCCGGCGCCGCGCCCGGTCATCGTCGGCGTCGACGGTTCGGGGAACTCGGTCGGCGCGCTGCGCTGGGCCGCCGAGGCCGCCGCGCTACGCCGGGCACCGCTGCGGGTCGTCCACGCGCTGGGCCACACCGACGTGCCTTACCCGGAACTGATCATCGCCGGGCAGTCGGATCTGCTCCACCGGGCCCAGGAGACGCTGGACGAGATCGTGGCGAAGGGCCTGGCCGGGGCCGGTGAGATCGTCGTCGACACGGTGGTCACGCCGGAGGCGCCCAGCGCCGTCCTGCTGCGCGAGACCGAGAACGCGCAGCTCCTCGTGGTCGGTCATCGCGGCCGGGGCGGCTTCGCCGAACTGCTGCTCGGCTCGGTCAGCCACCAGAGCATCCTGCACGCGCGCTGCCCGGTGGCCGTCGTGCCGGGCGAGGCCCGGACCACCGGCACGGGATGACCATCTCGGGCTCCGGGTAGCCCTACGGGTACGCAGGCGGGCACCATTCGTGACCGCGAGACGTCCGGTGGGACGGGGGACGCCGGCCCACCGGACGATCCCAGAGGGAACGGCTGCTGCCCCATCAGGTGGAGGCGGTGAGCATGAGCGACATTCGCAGCGCGATCACCAGGCAGCCGGTCGTCGTGGACCGGAGGACCCCGATCCGGGACGCGGCCCGAGAGATGGAGCGCCAGGGGGTGGGCGCGCTCCTCGTCGTGGAGGACGACGACAACCTGGTCGGGATCGTCACCGACCGGGACATCGTCCTGCGCGGTGTCGCGCGCGGTGTCTCCCCGGACGACCCGATCGAGGCGCTGACGACCACCGAGGTGATCACGATTCCCGGTGCCGTCGACATCGAACGCGCCTACCGGGTGTTCCGCGACCACGCCTTCCGCCGGCTCCCGGTGATGGAGGGCCGGCGGGCCGTCGGCCTGCTCTCCCTCGACGACCTGCTCATCCGCAACGAACGCCAGGTCTCCAACCTCGTCCACCCACTGGCCGACGAGGTGCTCACGCCACACCACGAGGCAGGTCCGCCGCGGTCCGCGCCCAGGGCGCCGGCCGGGTCCGCCGCGCCGGCCCCGGTCACCACGCCCGGTGTGCCCGGCGTGCCCGGCACGACCGCGCGTACCTCCGGCGGCAGCGGCGACGGCGACGGCGGTGTGGAGACGGAACCCGGCGCGGTGCCCGAGCTTCCGCCCCGGCGCAGGCAGATGCGCGCCGCCCCCGGCGACACACTGGTCGTGCACAGCGGTGCCACCCGGCAGCCTGACCGGACCGGGGAGATCTTCGAGGTCCGTTCGCCCGCGGGGGACCCGCCGTTCGCGGTGCGCTGGACCGACACCGGTCACGTCAGCTTCATCTATCCCGGGCCCGACGCGGAGGTACGTCACCACGGCGAGCCCGCCCACAGCGCCACCCACTGACAGTCCGTGACGGGCCGGGCCGGACCGCCGCCCACGCGCACGCACGTGACGGGCCAGCGGCCGACCCGTCAACGGAGCGAGTGGTCGGCCCGCCCGCGGGCCGAAGGTCCGGTCGGGCCGCCGACCTTCGCCGGTTCAGACGCCGCTGTCTCTGCCGCACGCTGAGACCAGCCCCTTCGGGCCCACCCGATCGGACGGTCGACAGCCGCAGGAGGCCATCGTGAGCGCCGGAAGCACCCGAACAATCCTTGTTGGAATCGACGGCTCCGCGGGGTCGGAGGCCGCCCTGCGCTGGGCCGTGGAGGCGGCCCGGACCGAGCACCGACCCGTCACCGCCCTGCTGGGCTGGACGGCCGACGGCCTGCCGCGGCCGGTCTACCGGGCCGCGGTCAACGCCGACCACGCGGGCCTCGCGGCGGCCGCCGCCGCGATGCTCGACCGGACGATCGAGCGGGTGCCGCTGCCCGACCCGCCGATCGAGCTGCGCAGGATCGTCGTCGACCAGGATCCGGTGGACGCGCTCGTCGCGGAGGCGAAGAACGCCTCCCTGACCGTGATCGGAGCCCGCGGCCCGGGACTGGCCCACCGCATCCTGGCCGGCTCCGTCGCCCAGCAGCTCCTGCACCACTGCTCCGGGCCGGTGGTCGTCGTCCGCGGCACCGTCACCGGCCCGCGACCCGACCGGCGGCCGATCGTGGTCGGGGTGGACGGCTCAGCGCCGTCGCAGGCCGCGGTTCGCTGGGCCGCGGTCTGGGCCGCCGAGCGCGGCGCCCCGCTGCACCTCGTGCACGGTTTCCGCAGCAACATCACCACGTTCGGCGTGCCTCTGGACGAGTTCTACCCCTCGCTGCGCACGGGCGCCGAGCAGCTCCTCGCCGACGTCGCGACCGCCGACCTCGACGACGACTCCGGTGTCGAGGTCAGCCTGCAGGCGGTCGACGACACCCCGACCCGCGCCCTGCTGAACGCCTCGGCCCACGCGCAGCTCCTGGTGGTCGGCACGCGCGGGCGCGGCGGCTTCACCGAACTGGTGCTCGGCTCCACCGCCCACCAGTGCGTGCTGCACGCCGCCTGCCCCGTGGCCGTCATCCACGGCTGAACGGCCACGCCGACCCGCCCAGCCCGTTCCGGTCACGTCCGACCACCGAAGCCGGACCACGAGCGGCGGTGTCCGGCATGACGACCGAAACAGCGAGCGACGGCTCCCCCGACGGGTTGAGCGGCCGGTAGGCCGCCCGCCGCCTCGTCGCCGGCGGTCCCGACGAACTGCCGCGGCACGGGGGCCGAAGCGGCCACGGAAGTCCCTGGACCGCCACGACCCGCGGGGAGGCCCCGGGCCGTCGGACGCCCCACCGGGCGTGCCGTTCGGGGCACCCGGGACGATGCGGCCATGCGGATCGTGAGCGAGCCCGTGCTCGTGGACCTGCTCGCCGCCCGGCTGGCGGACCGGCCGGACCGGCCGTCTCAGCCGGCCCGGCCGTCTCAGCCGGACCGGTCCGACCGGTCGCCGCTGGTCGTCGCGGCGGGGAACTTCGCCACGCCGACCGTCGCCGTGGACGCGCTCGACCGGGCGGTGCCCGCCTACCGCCTGTTCGTCCTCAACGCCCAGCACGCCGTCCCCGAACGGGCGGGCGTCAGCCCGGTGACGCCGTTCGTCGGGCCCGGGATGCGGGGACACCACGCGCTCGAGTACCTGCCCTGCCGGCTGAGCCTGGTCCCCCGGCTGTTCGCCGGCGCGCACCGCCCCGACGCCGTCATCCTGCACACCAGCCGGCCGGTCGACGGGAAGGTGTCGATGGGCACCGAGGTCAACATCCTGCCGGCCGCCGTCGAGGCCGTCCGGGCGTCCGGTGGCCTGGTCATCGCCCAGACCAACTCCCGGATGCCCTACACCTTCGGCGACGGTGAGCTCTCCTGCGACGACGTGGATCTCGCCGTCGAGGTCGACCTGCCACTGGCCAGCCCAGCCCTGAGGCCCTCCAGCGACATCCAGCACGAGATCGGCGCCCGGGTCGCCGCGCTGGTGCCCGACGGCGCGACCCTGCAGCTGGGCATCGGCGCCGTCCCCGACGCGACTCTCGCGGCGCTCACCGGGCGCCGCGGCCTGCGGGTGTGGACGGAGACGTTCTCCGACGGCGTGCTGGAACTCGACCGCGCGGGTGCCCTCGCCCCGCGGGCTGAGCTGGTCACCAGTTTCGTGTTCGGCTCCGGCGAGCTCTACGCCTGGCTCGACCGCAACCCGCGGGTCCGGCTGCTGCGCACCGAGACCGTCAACGACCCCGGGACCATCGCCCGCCAGCATCGCATGACGTCGATCAACACCGCGCTGCAGATCGACCTGCACGCCCAGGCCAACGCCTCGTTCGTGCGCGGGCGGGTCTGGTCGGGCTTCGGCGGGCAGCCCGACTTCGTCACCGGAGCGCTGCACGCCGACGGCGGACGGGCGATCATCGCCCTGCCGAGCTGGCACGCCAAGACCGGTCAGTCGACGGTCGTCCCGGCGCTGGCCGAGCCGACCACCAGTTTCCAGCACAGCCATGTCATCAGCGAGCACGGCACCGCGCAGCTGTGGGGCAGCGGGCAGGAGGGACAGGCCCGCGACCTCATCGAGCAGGTGGCGCACCCGGCGGCCCGCCCCGGCCTGTGGGAGGCCGGACGGAACTCGTTGCTGCGGAAGTCCGTCGCCCGGTAGATCACCGGCCGGGGCGCGAACGCTCGGGTGATCCGCTCGACGGAGGCGGCCATCCGCTCCACGAACTCCGCGCGCAGCAGGCCCACGCCCACGACGGGCAGCGCCGCGCCCTCGCCGGGTGAGGTGAGGACGCGGACCCGGTCGCCCGCCCGGCCCGGCGCGCCGCCGAGGCCGGTGAGCAGCACGGCGCCGGACGGCTCGGCTCTCCCGGGCCGGGGCGCCTCCGTGACCGGTGCCGTCCCGGCGGTCCCGGCCGTACCGACCGTCCCGCCGGTCGTGACGGGACGGGACTGCACCAGTTGGATCCGGTGCCCCTCGATCACCCACTCGGCCGACGTCACCAGCGCGGGCCTGTGACCTGAGGTCACCGGACTGTTGGGCCGGCCGGGCCCGGTCGTGGTCGCGTCAGGCGGGCGCGGCGATCCGCCACCCGCCTGACGCGACCAGTCCGTCACCCGCCTGACGGCGACCGGGAAGCGCTGTCCGCGGCTACGAGCGGGGCGCCTCAGCCATCGCCATCGCCACCACTGTGGTGGTCCTGTCCCCCGAGTGCGTCTCCAGGGCGAGACCGGGCAGGCCGGCGGCTTGCGCGCACTGGCCGAGCGCGCCGAGCACCTTCGCGTCCGGCAGGTCGGGCGCGTCGCCGGGCAGGTCGGGGCCGCCGGGTGCCGCTTCACCGCCCGCGCCCGATTCACCGCTGATCACCAGGCCACCACGTGCGCCCGGCGCACCGCTGATCACCAGACCGCCGCCGACACCCGGGCCGGGCATCAGGATGGGACCGTCTCCGGCGCCGGGGGCCGGGGCGCTGCCGCTGCCCGTGCCGCTGCCGTCCCCAGCATCGGGGGCCGGGCCCACGGAGAGCGGTTCGTCCGCCGGCGGAAGACCCAGCACCTGGGTGGTTCCGGGAGCGGGGACGGTGACTCCCGCCGCCAGCAGGCACTTCGTCACGGCCGCGTTCTGTTCCGTGGTCAACGGTTGGATCGGGGCCGGGCCGCCGACGGTGCCAGGAGCGGGCACGTACCGCTGGCAGGCGTCCAGCGCCGGTGACTGGTGGGCCGGGTCGATCGTCACCCGCACCGATCGCCGGCCGTCCGCCGACGTCTCGGTGTCCACCTGGGCCCCGTTCGCCACGAGGCACCGGGTGAAGGCGTCGTCCGGTGGGAGGGCGGGAGCGTCGCCCTCCGCGCCGGGCCCGGTCGGGTCGGCGGGCTGGGCGGCCATCGCCAGCGCGGTGCCGCTCGCGCCGACAGCCAGCACGATCGCCGTCCCGAGCAGAACGCGCGCGGACCATCGTCGTCTCATGTGCCACCTCCGGATCGTGGCCGCCGCGGATTCGCCGGCCATGACCAGATCTAGTGAGCGGACGATCCGGGTTCCGTAAGCGTCGCCCCTTACGCTTTCTTTATGGCCCGCCACCGATGATCGACGTGAACGGAGAGGCGGTCGCGTGCGGATCCTGGTCGTCGAGGACGAGGCGATGCTGGCCGAGGCCATCGCGGAGGGCCTGCGCCAGCGGGCCATGGCGGTGGACACCTGCGGTGACGGCGCCAGCGCCCTGGAGCTGGCCGCGCTCCACCCCTACGACGTGATCGTGCTCGACCGGGATCTGCCCGCGGTGCACGGCGACGACGTGTGCCGGGCCGTGGTGGCCGCCGGCGGCGACACCCGGGTCATCATGCTGACCGCCGCCGGGGACATCGCCGACCGGGTGCACGGGTTCGGGGTGGGGGCCGACGACTATCTGACCAAGCCGTTCGCGTTCGCCGAACTGGTCGCCCGGGTGCAGGCACTGGGTCGGCGGGCCCGGGCCGCGGTACCGCCGGTGCTGTCCCGCGCCGGCGTCGAGTTGGACGTGCCGCGGCACCAGGTGTCGCGGGACGGCCGTTTCGTCGCGCTGTCCCGTAAGGAGTTCGCCGTCCTTGAGGTTCTCATGCGGGCCGACGGGTCCGTGGTCAGCGCCGAGGAGCTCCTGGAGAAGGCTTGGGATTCCAACGTCGACCCGTTCACCAACGCCGTGCGGATGGCGGTGATGACGTTGCGTCGCAAGCTGGGGCCGCCCCCGCTGATCGAGACGGTCGCCGGGGTCGGGTACCGGATGACGGGCTGAGGAGACCCCGGCCGGAGGCGCTGTCGGTCAGGATCCGGCTCGCGCTGATGTGCGGTGGCCTGTTCCTCCTCAGTGGCGTGGCGCTGCTGGCCGTCAACTACATCCTGGTCCGCTCCGCGCTGCCGCCGGCCGCCGCGCGTTCCGTCTCGGGAACGATGACGATGCCCGGACAGCCGGGTCCCGGGCCCCCCGATGTCGCCGGGACGGGTTCGGGCCCGGAGACCGGCGTGCTGACCGTGGTCAGCGCCGTCCGCACCTATCGCGGCGATGTGCTGAACACCCTGCTGGTGCAGTCGGGGGTGGCGATCGGGGCCACCCTGATCCTGGCGCTGCTGCTGGGATGGGTGGTGGCAGACCGGATGTTGCGCCCGGTGCAGGCGGTGGTCGCGACGGCCCGCCGGCTCGGGGCGGACAACCTCGACGCGCGGATCCGGTTACCCGGGCCGCGCGACGAACTGACCGAGCTCGCCGACACGTTCGACGAGATGCTCGACCGGCTGGCGGCGTCCTTCGACAGCCAGCGCCGGTTCGTGGCCAACGCGTCGCACGAGCTGCGCACCCCGCTGGCCGCGCAGCGCACCCTCGTCGAGGTCGCGATGGGCCGGCCCGGCGCCGACCCGGCGTCGCGCGAGCTCTGCACCCGGCTGTTGACGATGAACGTGCGTATCGAGGCCCTCATCGAGGGGCTGCTGGTGTTGGCGCGCAGCGACCGTGGGCTCGCGGCCCGCCAGGCGGTGTGCCTCGACGAGGTCGTGGAGACGGTCGTCGACACGCACCGGGCCGTCGCCGTCGAGGCCG
Proteins encoded:
- a CDS encoding DUF1918 domain-containing protein gives rise to the protein MSDIRSAITRQPVVVDRRTPIRDAAREMERQGVGALLVVEDDDNLVGIVTDRDIVLRGVARGVSPDDPIEALTTTEVITIPGAVDIERAYRVFRDHAFRRLPVMEGRRAVGLLSLDDLLIRNERQVSNLVHPLADEVLTPHHEAGPPRSAPRAPAGSAAPAPVTTPGVPGVPGTTARTSGGSGDGDGGVETEPGAVPELPPRRRQMRAAPGDTLVVHSGATRQPDRTGEIFEVRSPAGDPPFAVRWTDTGHVSFIYPGPDAEVRHHGEPAHSATH
- a CDS encoding universal stress protein; its protein translation is MSGAILVGVDGSTGSEDALRWALREARLRGRAIIALLAWGGDGLQREVHRRALRADHTDLATAASTALDQAVDRAGLAEAEVSRLVVDASPVAALEENSADVEMIVVGSHGHGPVHRALAGSVAQGVVNHARVPVVVVRGATEGPPAPRPVIVGVDGSGNSVGALRWAAEAAALRRAPLRVVHALGHTDVPYPELIIAGQSDLLHRAQETLDEIVAKGLAGAGEIVVDTVVTPEAPSAVLLRETENAQLLVVGHRGRGGFAELLLGSVSHQSILHARCPVAVVPGEARTTGTG
- a CDS encoding response regulator transcription factor, translating into MRILVVEDEAMLAEAIAEGLRQRAMAVDTCGDGASALELAALHPYDVIVLDRDLPAVHGDDVCRAVVAAGGDTRVIMLTAAGDIADRVHGFGVGADDYLTKPFAFAELVARVQALGRRARAAVPPVLSRAGVELDVPRHQVSRDGRFVALSRKEFAVLEVLMRADGSVVSAEELLEKAWDSNVDPFTNAVRMAVMTLRRKLGPPPLIETVAGVGYRMTG
- a CDS encoding sensor histidine kinase, producing MFPTVARLELDDLLSQLVERAQDVLATQGRLRGLLQANRVIATDLRLPVLLRHIVEAATDLLGARYGALGVVAPDRTLEEFVHVGMTDADVERIGHLPTGHGLLGILIDDPRPRRADNISLDPASQGFPAGHPPMRTFLGVPITVRGEVFGNLYLTDKRDGIPFTAEDEELAQALAANAGVAIANARLYHEAQQRHLWMTASAEISRQLMIGADNTLAALAHRIQEVADAPFVALALCAGDRGDQGGAPADRRNETDHQNETDHQNGTDRGNDAGHARIAIAVTGADDTAAPDGRVGRLIPLEHTLTGRVIAEQQALRVDDAELDALPAERAARTGPLMVVPLVAGGDQCGGVLLIGRDRGARAFTDGDLDMATSFGGHIAVALELARARADQEHLRVLADRGRIARDLHDHVIQRMFAVALGMQDLAQYENPSNADRLNGYVEDIDATIKDIRRSIFELRGQGPTKRGRLRAALDKIAEDVRPALGFAPTISLTGPLDTVVDEQLTDHLLAVVREALTNTARHAHATGVEVQLAVDGDMVTLDAVDNGVGLGDSTRRSGLDNLRARAESLGGTFTATARSTGGTHLRWTAPL
- a CDS encoding sensor histidine kinase gives rise to the protein MCGGLFLLSGVALLAVNYILVRSALPPAAARSVSGTMTMPGQPGPGPPDVAGTGSGPETGVLTVVSAVRTYRGDVLNTLLVQSGVAIGATLILALLLGWVVADRMLRPVQAVVATARRLGADNLDARIRLPGPRDELTELADTFDEMLDRLAASFDSQRRFVANASHELRTPLAAQRTLVEVAMGRPGADPASRELCTRLLTMNVRIEALIEGLLVLARSDRGLAARQAVCLDEVVETVVDTHRAVAVEAGVDLRWERSGHGRAARPPEVVWGDRVLLERMVSNLVDNAIKYNRRGGTVWVRDGGDPVLRVANTGPPVRLSPAVDLFEPFSRAGRGSRGAGPGPGTGATPGAGLGLSIVASIVRAHGGSVRAVSRPEGGLEMAVFLPTRESARSGPAAGRFGGPVRERTYL
- a CDS encoding universal stress protein; amino-acid sequence: MSAGSTRTILVGIDGSAGSEAALRWAVEAARTEHRPVTALLGWTADGLPRPVYRAAVNADHAGLAAAAAAMLDRTIERVPLPDPPIELRRIVVDQDPVDALVAEAKNASLTVIGARGPGLAHRILAGSVAQQLLHHCSGPVVVVRGTVTGPRPDRRPIVVGVDGSAPSQAAVRWAAVWAAERGAPLHLVHGFRSNITTFGVPLDEFYPSLRTGAEQLLADVATADLDDDSGVEVSLQAVDDTPTRALLNASAHAQLLVVGTRGRGGFTELVLGSTAHQCVLHAACPVAVIHG
- a CDS encoding acetyl-CoA hydrolase/transferase family protein, with the translated sequence MRIVSEPVLVDLLAARLADRPDRPSQPARPSQPDRSDRSPLVVAAGNFATPTVAVDALDRAVPAYRLFVLNAQHAVPERAGVSPVTPFVGPGMRGHHALEYLPCRLSLVPRLFAGAHRPDAVILHTSRPVDGKVSMGTEVNILPAAVEAVRASGGLVIAQTNSRMPYTFGDGELSCDDVDLAVEVDLPLASPALRPSSDIQHEIGARVAALVPDGATLQLGIGAVPDATLAALTGRRGLRVWTETFSDGVLELDRAGALAPRAELVTSFVFGSGELYAWLDRNPRVRLLRTETVNDPGTIARQHRMTSINTALQIDLHAQANASFVRGRVWSGFGGQPDFVTGALHADGGRAIIALPSWHAKTGQSTVVPALAEPTTSFQHSHVISEHGTAQLWGSGQEGQARDLIEQVAHPAARPGLWEAGRNSLLRKSVAR